One SAR324 cluster bacterium DNA window includes the following coding sequences:
- the purK gene encoding 5-(carboxyamino)imidazole ribonucleotide synthase: protein MIGPTIGLLGGGQLGQMLILAGLPLGLRFVVWDPDPESPAGKLSTRHFCEPYDSRETHKEFARLSDLVTYEFENIPYPLVAELEQKVSLPQGSSLLSTCQHRIREKQTLKQLSIATAPFQSVASTRALEECFQQWQTPILLKTCMGGYDGKGQRKVDKVADAEAAFQDLQGDQRELIAEGWLPFEREISSLVARSTTGEIHCFPVVENVHEAGILASSLVPARISEDLNRKAQDITTQIAQGLQLHGMLAIEMFVMPDGQLLVNELAPRPHNSGHYTQDGTNVCQFEQHLRAICGWPLREPKLHSPTVMLNLLGEHISALQAWHLGLPAEAHLHWYGKAEARPGRKMAHLNLCAASLDEALEELEKWKLRSPPKGIYT, encoded by the coding sequence ATGATAGGCCCAACCATCGGACTACTGGGAGGTGGTCAACTTGGACAAATGCTGATTCTGGCGGGTCTCCCTCTCGGGCTACGCTTTGTCGTTTGGGATCCAGATCCTGAAAGTCCTGCTGGTAAGCTTTCTACCAGACATTTTTGTGAACCTTACGATTCAAGAGAAACCCATAAGGAATTCGCTAGGCTTTCCGACTTGGTCACCTATGAATTCGAGAATATTCCTTATCCACTAGTTGCGGAATTAGAGCAGAAGGTTTCTTTGCCACAGGGCAGCTCCTTGCTATCGACCTGCCAGCATCGCATTCGTGAGAAGCAAACTTTGAAACAGCTTTCAATTGCGACAGCCCCTTTTCAGAGTGTGGCTTCTACTCGAGCATTAGAAGAATGCTTCCAGCAATGGCAGACCCCCATTCTGCTCAAGACCTGTATGGGCGGCTATGACGGCAAAGGCCAAAGGAAGGTGGATAAAGTAGCTGATGCAGAGGCTGCTTTTCAGGACTTACAAGGTGACCAACGAGAGTTGATTGCTGAAGGTTGGCTACCTTTTGAGCGAGAGATCTCATCGCTAGTTGCTCGATCGACCACGGGTGAAATTCATTGTTTTCCAGTTGTGGAAAATGTTCACGAGGCAGGGATTCTGGCAAGTTCACTGGTGCCTGCCCGGATTAGTGAAGACTTGAATCGAAAAGCACAGGACATTACAACTCAAATCGCTCAGGGCTTGCAACTACACGGCATGCTTGCCATCGAGATGTTCGTGATGCCAGATGGCCAATTATTGGTCAATGAACTCGCTCCAAGACCACATAATTCCGGACATTACACTCAGGATGGCACTAATGTTTGCCAATTTGAGCAGCACCTCAGAGCTATCTGTGGCTGGCCTCTCAGAGAACCAAAGTTACACTCTCCAACGGTTATGTTGAACCTGCTTGGTGAGCACATCTCAGCTCTTCAAGCCTGGCATCTTGGTCTGCCAGCTGAAGCACATCTACACTGGTATGGAAAAGCCGAAGCACGACCCGGACGTAAAATGGCTCACCTCAATCTTTGTGCGGCGTCCTTGGACGAAGCGTTGGAAGAGTTAGAAAAGTGGAAGCTCCGCTCTCCTCCCAAGGGAATTTACACCTGA
- a CDS encoding sugar phosphate isomerase/epimerase gives MKTIKGPAIFLAQFAGDQAPFNSFDSICQWVSGLGYKGVQVPSWDKRLFDLEKAAASKTYCDEVAGVAASYGLKITELSTHLQGQLVAVHPAYDDAFDGFAAPEVRGNPQARQEWAVNQLFMAAQASQHLGLTAHATFSGALAWPYMYPWPQRPSGLVETAFDELAKRWTPILNVFENAGVDVCYEIHPGEDLHDGVTFEMLLERTGNHPRCRMLYDPSHYVLQALDYLEHIDIYHDMIKIFHVKDAEFNPTGRQGVYGGYQSWVNRAGRFRSLGDGQVDFPGIFSKMAQYDFPGWAVLEWECCLKHPEHGAAEGAPFIQRHIIEVTEKAFDDFADGGTDEAANQRMLGLT, from the coding sequence ATGAAAACCATCAAAGGTCCCGCTATTTTCCTAGCCCAATTTGCGGGTGATCAGGCACCATTCAACAGCTTTGACAGTATCTGTCAGTGGGTTTCCGGTCTCGGCTACAAAGGAGTTCAGGTGCCGAGTTGGGACAAGCGTCTCTTCGATCTGGAAAAAGCAGCAGCTTCCAAGACCTACTGTGATGAAGTCGCAGGTGTTGCGGCTTCTTATGGACTGAAAATCACTGAACTCTCCACGCACTTACAAGGCCAACTCGTGGCCGTTCATCCAGCTTATGATGACGCATTCGACGGGTTTGCAGCCCCTGAAGTTCGTGGTAACCCACAAGCGAGACAAGAGTGGGCCGTCAATCAGTTGTTTATGGCAGCTCAGGCTTCCCAACACCTTGGACTGACTGCGCATGCTACCTTCTCAGGAGCATTGGCGTGGCCCTACATGTATCCCTGGCCACAGCGACCTTCTGGGCTTGTCGAGACAGCCTTTGACGAGTTGGCCAAGCGTTGGACCCCCATCCTAAATGTATTTGAGAATGCCGGAGTTGATGTTTGCTACGAAATTCATCCAGGTGAAGATCTCCATGACGGAGTGACCTTTGAAATGCTGCTAGAGCGAACTGGCAATCACCCACGCTGTCGAATGCTTTATGATCCCAGTCACTATGTCCTGCAAGCCTTAGACTATTTGGAGCACATCGACATCTATCACGACATGATCAAGATTTTCCATGTCAAGGATGCAGAATTCAACCCGACTGGTCGACAAGGAGTTTATGGCGGTTATCAGTCCTGGGTCAACCGTGCAGGCCGTTTCCGTTCTCTCGGGGATGGACAGGTTGATTTCCCAGGGATCTTCTCCAAGATGGCCCAGTACGACTTTCCAGGCTGGGCAGTGCTGGAGTGGGAATGCTGTCTGAAGCATCCCGAACATGGTGCTGCAGAAGGTGCCCCCTTCATTCAACGTCATATCATCGAGGTCACTGAAAAGGCATTTGATGACTTCGCAGATGGTGGAACTGATGAAGCAGCGAATCAGCGGATGCTGGGATTGACCTGA
- a CDS encoding quinone-dependent dihydroorotate dehydrogenase, producing the protein MKDRQKLTDKAYQRLIRPFLFRQDPEEIHELTLTWLEQAERFGSPHLYKLFYPPVPDLHRLKMECFGLEFPNPVGIAAGLDKNAKVYNSLLSFGFGFVECGTITPRPQPGNERPRIFRLLKDEALINRLGFNNQGQDALLQRLHQRPKQGIVGINLGKNKDTPNEKAAEDYQRLLTAVWHTASYVVVNISSPNTPNLRKLQEKTALQRLLDYLFQTAQELQLQHPRQLPILLKIAPDLSDEALRDLLEVVHQFPLAGLIATNTTLERNQLRSSHAHQTGGLSGRPLHTLSTQILSKLYQELQGKLLLIGVGGITDGKSAYDKIKAGATLLQVYTGLVYQGPGLANQICRELLTHLNKDGYAHLSDAIGADHRS; encoded by the coding sequence ATGAAGGACCGCCAGAAACTAACTGACAAAGCCTATCAGAGGTTGATTCGACCGTTTCTCTTCCGTCAGGATCCAGAAGAGATCCATGAATTGACCCTGACTTGGCTCGAGCAGGCAGAGCGTTTTGGAAGTCCGCATCTTTACAAACTCTTCTATCCACCTGTTCCAGACCTACATCGCCTAAAAATGGAGTGCTTCGGTCTGGAATTTCCTAACCCTGTTGGGATCGCAGCTGGTTTAGATAAAAACGCCAAAGTTTACAACTCACTACTTTCCTTCGGCTTTGGCTTCGTGGAATGCGGGACCATTACGCCTCGACCCCAACCTGGAAATGAGCGTCCACGAATCTTCCGTCTATTGAAAGATGAGGCACTGATCAACCGTCTGGGTTTCAACAACCAAGGTCAGGATGCCTTGCTCCAACGTCTACATCAAAGACCAAAGCAAGGCATTGTTGGAATCAACCTTGGCAAAAACAAAGACACTCCCAACGAAAAAGCAGCTGAGGATTACCAACGACTCCTGACTGCTGTTTGGCACACTGCCAGTTACGTTGTAGTCAACATCAGCTCGCCCAATACTCCAAACCTCCGTAAATTACAGGAAAAAACTGCTCTCCAACGACTGCTTGATTACTTGTTTCAGACTGCCCAAGAGTTACAGTTACAACATCCTCGGCAGCTCCCAATCTTACTTAAAATTGCTCCTGATCTGAGTGATGAGGCCCTTCGCGATCTCCTAGAAGTTGTCCACCAATTTCCTCTAGCTGGCTTGATCGCCACCAACACGACTCTTGAACGTAATCAATTACGCTCTTCTCATGCTCATCAAACAGGAGGATTGAGTGGACGTCCCTTACATACGTTGTCGACTCAGATCCTCTCGAAACTTTATCAGGAGCTTCAAGGAAAGCTTCTACTGATTGGTGTCGGTGGAATCACAGACGGTAAAAGCGCCTACGACAAGATCAAAGCTGGGGCCACTCTGCTACAGGTCTACACAGGGCTTGTTTACCAAGGCCCTGGTCTAGCCAATCAAATCTGCCGAGAACTGCTGACACATCTGAACAAAGATGGTTACGCTCACCTTTCGGACGCAATTGGGGCGGATCATCGCTCCTAG
- a CDS encoding replication-associated recombination protein A has translation MDPLAKLLRPKKLEEVFGQEQILAHQQALLQKGSFILWGPPGCGKTTIARIIGEQPGIQFFAISAVYDGVAELRKVFHQAEEVSLLTAKSILFVDEIHRFNRGQQDALLSVIEEGLLRLIGATTENPSFSLNAALLSRTQVLTLKPLEEDALESLLKRAADYIKRPLPLEATAREKLLQLADGDGRYLLNLAEILYDQPEATTLNTEQMLELVRHRAPQYDRAGDQHYNLISALHKSLRASDCDSALYWLARMMIGGEDKAYILRRLTRIAVEDVGLAAPEAMGRALEAWNCYERLGSPEGDLALVQLTIFLATAPKSNAAYLAWKQAQQLAQQYGSLMPPKHILNAPTKLMREEGYGLGYQYDHDDPDGFSGQNCFPDEIPRKQFYAPVERGYEREIAKRLAYWQRLRERKANQG, from the coding sequence ATGGATCCGTTAGCCAAGTTGCTGCGCCCCAAAAAACTAGAGGAGGTCTTTGGTCAGGAGCAGATCTTGGCCCATCAACAGGCACTTTTGCAAAAAGGATCCTTCATCCTTTGGGGTCCACCCGGCTGTGGCAAGACCACCATCGCACGGATCATCGGGGAGCAGCCAGGTATTCAATTTTTTGCCATCTCTGCAGTCTATGACGGTGTCGCAGAGTTACGAAAGGTTTTTCATCAGGCCGAGGAAGTATCTCTACTTACTGCAAAATCAATCCTCTTCGTTGATGAAATTCATCGTTTCAATCGAGGTCAGCAAGATGCGCTACTCTCAGTGATTGAGGAAGGACTACTCCGGTTGATCGGGGCCACCACAGAGAATCCCTCATTCTCATTGAATGCCGCCTTGCTCTCGCGCACTCAGGTACTCACTCTCAAGCCACTGGAGGAGGATGCACTTGAATCCCTGCTGAAGCGTGCGGCAGATTACATCAAGCGACCACTTCCGCTCGAGGCAACTGCTCGTGAAAAGTTACTGCAGCTGGCTGATGGAGATGGACGTTACCTACTAAATCTGGCAGAAATTCTCTATGATCAACCAGAAGCCACAACGCTGAACACAGAACAAATGTTGGAGTTAGTGCGCCATCGGGCACCACAGTATGATCGAGCTGGTGATCAGCACTACAATTTGATCTCGGCACTACACAAATCCTTGCGAGCCTCTGATTGTGACTCTGCCCTGTATTGGTTGGCGAGAATGATGATTGGTGGTGAAGACAAGGCCTATATTCTGCGAAGATTGACCAGGATAGCGGTTGAAGATGTTGGGTTGGCGGCCCCTGAAGCAATGGGCCGAGCCTTGGAAGCTTGGAATTGTTATGAGCGATTGGGTAGCCCTGAGGGAGATCTAGCTTTGGTGCAACTTACAATTTTCCTGGCCACTGCCCCTAAATCTAACGCTGCCTATCTGGCTTGGAAACAGGCCCAGCAACTAGCTCAGCAGTATGGTTCGCTCATGCCACCCAAGCACATTTTGAATGCTCCGACGAAGTTGATGCGTGAGGAAGGATACGGTCTGGGCTACCAGTATGATCACGATGATCCAGATGGGTTTTCGGGACAGAATTGCTTTCCGGATGAAATTCCTCGTAAACAATTCTATGCGCCTGTGGAGAGAGGATATGAAAGAGAAATTGCCAAACGCCTAGCTTACTGGCAAAGGCTGCGTGAACGTAAAGCAAATCAGGGCTGA
- a CDS encoding malic enzyme-like NAD(P)-binding protein, which translates to MSASGSFPSNPSNSIIVRLKITNKIGMLAKITNIISEMGGNLDAIDIVRPTSDALVRDISIFTHSEDHGSKIVEALKQLENVEFIRFYDRTFLVHEGGKLSVESRLPLKSRNDLSLAYTPGVARVCMALHRNPEDTYRYTIKGNCVAVVTDGTAVLGLGNIGPKAAMPVMEGKAMLFKEFAGIDAWPICLDTQDTEEIIRIVKALAPGLGGVNLEDIAAPRCFEIEKRLKEELDIPVFHDDQHGTAVVTTAALINALKLVSKKAESLKVVVSGAGAAGTACTKMMMLMGITNIVCCDSKGALHNGRTNLNADKQWLVDHTNPDGEAGSLKDVIRGADVFVGVSQPNLLDEQDLQNMAKAPIVFAMANPDPEIMPEIAQPYVAVMATGRSDYPNQINNVLCFPGIFRGAIDSRSSIINEEMKMAAAEAIAHSIDENHLAPDYIIPSVFDQTVVPAVSEAVQQAAIDTGVARREKIVRMTPSSSKQDGE; encoded by the coding sequence ATGTCCGCTTCTGGCTCTTTTCCCTCCAATCCCAGCAACAGCATCATTGTACGGCTTAAAATCACTAACAAGATCGGCATGTTGGCCAAGATCACTAACATCATTTCCGAAATGGGTGGCAATCTGGATGCGATCGATATCGTCAGACCGACCTCCGATGCTCTAGTGCGGGACATCAGCATCTTTACCCATAGTGAAGATCATGGATCAAAAATTGTGGAAGCGCTCAAGCAATTGGAGAACGTAGAGTTCATTCGATTCTACGATCGAACGTTTCTCGTTCATGAAGGTGGAAAACTATCCGTTGAGAGTCGATTACCCCTGAAGTCACGCAACGATTTGTCTCTCGCTTACACTCCGGGAGTCGCACGTGTCTGCATGGCCTTACATCGCAATCCCGAGGACACTTATCGCTACACCATCAAGGGGAATTGTGTGGCAGTCGTAACGGATGGGACCGCAGTGCTTGGACTCGGAAACATCGGCCCAAAAGCTGCGATGCCCGTGATGGAAGGTAAGGCGATGCTGTTTAAGGAATTTGCAGGAATTGACGCATGGCCCATCTGCCTGGACACACAAGATACCGAGGAGATCATCCGGATCGTCAAAGCGTTGGCTCCTGGTCTTGGCGGTGTTAACTTGGAAGACATCGCGGCTCCTCGCTGCTTCGAAATCGAAAAGCGGCTCAAGGAAGAGTTGGATATCCCTGTCTTTCACGATGATCAGCATGGGACTGCCGTCGTCACCACAGCAGCCTTGATCAATGCTCTGAAGTTAGTCAGCAAAAAAGCGGAAAGCCTCAAGGTGGTTGTTTCAGGCGCAGGGGCTGCTGGTACGGCCTGCACCAAGATGATGATGCTGATGGGAATTACCAATATTGTTTGTTGTGACAGCAAAGGGGCCTTACACAATGGACGCACTAACCTCAATGCTGACAAACAGTGGCTTGTTGATCATACCAACCCCGATGGGGAGGCTGGATCTTTGAAAGATGTAATTCGTGGAGCAGACGTATTTGTCGGAGTATCGCAACCCAATCTGCTGGATGAGCAGGATCTACAGAACATGGCAAAAGCCCCGATTGTCTTTGCGATGGCCAATCCCGATCCTGAAATCATGCCGGAAATTGCACAACCCTATGTCGCTGTAATGGCGACCGGTCGCAGCGACTATCCGAACCAGATCAATAATGTGCTCTGTTTCCCGGGCATCTTCCGTGGTGCGATTGACTCCCGTTCATCCATCATCAATGAAGAGATGAAGATGGCGGCAGCTGAAGCAATCGCTCATAGTATTGATGAGAATCATTTAGCTCCTGACTATATAATTCCTAGTGTATTTGATCAGACTGTTGTACCTGCAGTGTCTGAAGCTGTTCAACAGGCTGCTATCGATACTGGAGTCGCTCGACGGGAAAAAATTGTCAGAATGACTCCCAGTAGTTCAAAACAAGATGGAGAATGA
- the purE gene encoding 5-(carboxyamino)imidazole ribonucleotide mutase encodes MTVEVGVIMGSKSDWETMRHACEALTQFDVQFEKRIVSAHRTPQLMTEYANQADKRGLRIIIAGAGGAAHLPGMVAAQTLVPVIGVPVKSSSLSGLDSLLSIVQMPRGVPVATVAIGEAGAFNAGLLAVQMLAVYKQDLRARLEDWRNQTRDTVIATELP; translated from the coding sequence ATGACGGTCGAGGTTGGAGTCATCATGGGTAGCAAATCGGACTGGGAAACCATGCGGCACGCCTGTGAGGCTCTCACACAGTTTGATGTGCAATTTGAAAAACGCATTGTTTCAGCTCATCGCACACCTCAATTGATGACAGAATACGCGAATCAGGCTGACAAAAGGGGCCTAAGGATTATCATCGCTGGGGCTGGGGGAGCCGCACATTTGCCAGGAATGGTTGCAGCCCAAACTCTGGTTCCCGTGATCGGGGTTCCTGTCAAATCTTCATCATTGAGCGGATTGGACTCACTTCTTTCCATTGTGCAAATGCCACGTGGAGTTCCTGTCGCCACTGTTGCGATCGGTGAGGCTGGCGCTTTCAATGCTGGTTTGCTCGCTGTCCAGATGCTTGCTGTCTATAAGCAGGATCTGCGCGCTCGCTTGGAGGACTGGCGGAACCAAACCCGTGACACTGTTATAGCGACAGAATTACCATGA